A region from the Lentisphaera profundi genome encodes:
- a CDS encoding type II secretion system protein, protein MTSNKKKQNFSLIELLVIVAIIGILASLLLPSLSKARKRAKITVCKNNQKQIITAIFMYAEDNKGHLPGHFNRITYDKFLGTGYDGRTSNTDGKLYSCPTDETDTGTNRNRSYSAIQGILSGRQSSKRGAIDEGSGESLTLSDFTYPSDTIIITERHNPGNTIGKWNSAMMKMNVIQRGTVNGDYPWSHGKFKFNHIFPDGSVRAIPHATTYAGSGVDPWSNASMFNTMWDSLR, encoded by the coding sequence ATGACAAGTAACAAAAAGAAACAGAATTTTTCCTTAATCGAGCTACTCGTAATCGTTGCCATCATCGGCATACTCGCGAGCCTTCTTTTACCAAGCCTAAGTAAAGCACGTAAGCGCGCCAAAATCACCGTATGCAAAAATAACCAAAAACAAATAATTACTGCAATTTTCATGTACGCAGAAGATAACAAAGGCCACCTGCCTGGACACTTCAATCGCATCACCTACGATAAATTCCTCGGCACAGGTTATGACGGCCGCACATCCAACACCGATGGAAAACTCTACTCATGTCCTACTGATGAAACTGATACTGGCACCAACCGTAACCGCTCCTACAGCGCTATTCAGGGTATACTCAGTGGCAGACAAAGCAGTAAACGCGGAGCCATCGATGAAGGCTCGGGCGAAAGCCTAACACTTAGCGATTTCACTTACCCTTCTGATACAATTATCATCACTGAGCGGCACAATCCAGGCAATACAATTGGAAAATGGAACTCCGCCATGATGAAAATGAATGTCATTCAAAGAGGCACCGTGAATGGAGATTATCCCTGGAGTCATGGCAAGTTTAAATTCAACCATATATTTCCCGATGGTTCAGTTCGAGCTATACCACACGCCACCACCTATGCTGGTAGCGGTGTAGACCCTTGGAGCAATGCATCAATGTTCAACACAATGTGGGATAGCTTGCGCTAA
- a CDS encoding RNA polymerase sigma factor, with product MTDPYVTRQTLLQRVQNPDDERAWEDFVAYYENFIYMVLRRMCYNHEDHPDLVQDILLKLWEKLKTYDVEKSKFRTWLGTVIRNTFINYLDKKSRRQKREDLISDPSMREMLYAENGDELDLFIHREWELYARTLAMERIKDHFSEKALMVFDRMLDNIPVGQIAEELDLGSSSVYKMGERVKNRLREEIKLIRKELEF from the coding sequence ATGACTGATCCCTATGTGACCCGCCAAACACTGCTTCAACGAGTACAGAACCCCGATGATGAACGAGCCTGGGAAGACTTTGTGGCTTACTACGAAAACTTCATCTATATGGTTTTGCGCCGCATGTGTTATAATCATGAAGATCATCCAGATTTAGTACAAGATATCCTGCTAAAACTTTGGGAAAAGTTAAAGACTTATGATGTCGAGAAAAGTAAATTTCGTACTTGGTTGGGTACGGTCATACGCAATACCTTCATCAATTATTTAGATAAAAAATCTCGTCGTCAAAAACGTGAAGATTTGATTTCGGATCCCTCAATGCGTGAAATGCTTTATGCGGAGAATGGAGATGAATTAGATCTTTTTATTCATCGTGAGTGGGAGCTTTACGCGAGGACATTAGCGATGGAACGTATAAAAGATCACTTTTCAGAGAAAGCACTTATGGTTTTTGATCGCATGTTAGATAATATCCCTGTGGGTCAGATTGCCGAAGAACTGGACCTCGGCTCTAGCAGTGTCTACAAAATGGGCGAAAGAGTAAAAAATCGCCTGCGAGAAGAAATTAAATTGATTCGTAAGGAATTGGAATTTTAA